One genomic region from Candidatus Hydrogenedentota bacterium encodes:
- a CDS encoding zinc metallopeptidase, which translates to MFLYYRFYPVDILIIPAIIFALWAQFRVKSAYQKYAKIRTESGITGADVARKIMMRAEVKNVNIEAIPGELTDHYDPTKKVLRLSSEVYSGTSISALGIAAHEVGHAIQDAKDYKYMRLRHLMYPISSIGSTLAFPLFFIGLIFNFTFSAILIRVGIWMFSAAVAFTVVTLPVEFDASRRAIQALEAGGFMSREEISGVRYVLGAAAMTYVAAAATAVIQLLRLIMIARSRN; encoded by the coding sequence ATGTTTCTCTATTACAGGTTTTATCCGGTTGATATCTTAATCATTCCGGCAATTATTTTTGCGCTTTGGGCACAATTTCGTGTTAAATCTGCCTATCAAAAATATGCCAAAATAAGAACCGAATCCGGCATAACCGGCGCTGATGTGGCGCGGAAAATCATGATGCGGGCCGAAGTGAAAAATGTTAATATTGAAGCTATTCCCGGAGAGCTAACCGATCACTACGACCCGACAAAAAAAGTATTACGTCTGTCGTCAGAAGTATATTCCGGGACTTCTATTTCAGCACTGGGCATTGCTGCCCACGAGGTGGGCCACGCGATTCAAGACGCTAAAGATTACAAATATATGCGTTTGCGCCACCTTATGTATCCGATTTCCTCTATTGGCTCCACTTTGGCATTTCCACTTTTTTTTATAGGGTTAATTTTTAATTTTACATTCAGTGCCATATTAATACGCGTAGGCATTTGGATGTTTTCCGCTGCAGTAGCATTTACCGTGGTGACCTTGCCTGTAGAATTTGACGCCAGCAGAAGAGCCATTCAAGCCCTTGAAGCAGGCGGATTTATGTCTCGTGAAGAAATCTCAGGGGTACGCTATGTTCTCGGTGCCGCCGCCATGACCTATGTCGCCGCCGCCGCTACAGCAGTTATTCAACTTCTACGACTGATTATGATAGCCAGAAGCCGCAACTGA
- a CDS encoding polymer-forming cytoskeletal protein codes for MSEKDRKKTADIINKQTQGTPKGDVQAGRSQSESQRNTGFIARLSGRLNETMQSNRGGGGGAAPVVAAPTQVQRPVQDIAPTRVRTNKGQQKMFIPEGVVINGSLSGASEAEIHGRIEGDINVKATLFLGKSATVTGNVKAATCQVEGLIQGEIICTEDLIVSSTGRLESSAEAGKQVRIAGNVTGNINTPGTLRIEAGGVINGDVQARVFSMSEGAELNGRCSMRSAADQQGLSAPKEDKGQSK; via the coding sequence ATGAGTGAAAAAGATAGAAAAAAAACTGCAGATATCATAAATAAACAAACACAAGGGACACCCAAGGGCGATGTACAAGCAGGTCGCTCACAAAGCGAATCCCAACGAAATACGGGTTTTATTGCCCGATTAAGCGGACGACTGAATGAGACCATGCAGAGTAATCGAGGCGGAGGGGGAGGAGCTGCACCCGTTGTTGCTGCGCCAACCCAGGTACAACGACCCGTTCAAGATATTGCACCAACACGTGTACGTACTAACAAAGGACAACAAAAAATGTTTATTCCCGAAGGGGTTGTGATCAATGGATCACTGTCAGGCGCATCAGAAGCCGAAATTCACGGACGCATTGAAGGTGATATAAATGTTAAGGCAACACTTTTCTTAGGCAAAAGCGCTACTGTTACAGGTAATGTCAAAGCAGCCACTTGCCAGGTAGAAGGCCTTATACAAGGTGAAATTATTTGTACTGAGGATTTGATTGTGAGCTCCACCGGACGTTTAGAGTCCAGTGCGGAAGCAGGTAAACAAGTACGTATTGCCGGCAATGTTACGGGCAATATCAATACGCCCGGTACCTTGCGTATTGAGGCGGGCGGTGTCATTAATGGTGATGTACAAGCCCGTGTCTTTTCCATGAGTGAAGGCGCAGAATTGAATGGGCGCTGTTCCATGCGCTCCGCCGCCGATCAACAAGGGCTTTCTGCCCCAAAAGAAGACAAAGGTCAATCTAAATAA